Part of the Roseomonas sp. OT10 genome, GCCGTGCAGTCCCGCCGAGATCCAGGCCCAGGCGCGCAATCCGCGCGGCCAGCGCATTCGCATCCCCTCCCCGACCCGGCGGCCCTCAGCGCGCCGGCGGGCGCGCGGCGGCCGGCCGGCTGCCGGATGCGGGCTGGCCCGCCGGGCGCGCGCCGCCGGCCGGCTGCTCCGCCAGCAGGGCGACGCGGGTGAAGCCGGAGGAGACCACGGCACCCATGACCTCCATCACCCGGCCATAGGAGTTGGTGCGGTCGCCACGCACGAAGATCCGCCGCTCCGGCGCGCCCGGCTGCTGCTCGGCGCGGATCGCCTCCAGCCTGGGCACCAGGGCGGCAAGGTCGATCTCCGTGTCCTGCAGGAAGATCTTGCCCTGCGGGTCGACGGTGACGGTCAGCGGCTCCTGCTCCTGGTTCAGCGGCGCGGCGCTGGTCTTGGGCAGGTCGACCGCGACGCCCGAGGTCATCAGGGGCGCGGCCACCATGAAGATGATCAGCAGCACCAGCATCACGTCGACCAGCGGCGTGACGTTGATCTCCGCCATCGGGCGGTAGCGGGAGCGCCCCTTGCCCGGCGCGTTCAGCGAGACGGCCACGGGGTCAGGCCGGGCTGGCGGCCGGGACCTCTTCGGCCTGGCGCGAGAGGATGGTGCCGAACTCGGCGGCGAAGGC contains:
- the tolR gene encoding protein TolR, which codes for MAEINVTPLVDVMLVLLIIFMVAAPLMTSGVAVDLPKTSAAPLNQEQEPLTVTVDPQGKIFLQDTEIDLAALVPRLEAIRAEQQPGAPERRIFVRGDRTNSYGRVMEVMGAVVSSGFTRVALLAEQPAGGARPAGQPASGSRPAAARPPAR